In Luteitalea sp. TBR-22, one genomic interval encodes:
- a CDS encoding SUMF1/EgtB/PvdO family nonheme iron enzyme has protein sequence MSTSTAARGIDRSYALAWYARNRARTAALFDVLAPGTLYQQPISQRHPIVFYVGHLPGFSLNTLVKRGLGRPGIDEALERLFARGIDPDDAGHDASAFVWPDEATVAAFVREADARVVDALETADLDQPGHPLMDRSEAVYAILEHEAMHQETLLYMWHRLPHDAKRAPHDYALRTTPGPVAQGDVQVPAGMARLGARRGEIPFGWDNEFPGPEVEVPAFRIQRLNVTNGDYLAFVEGGGYADPRWWTPEDRAWLESEQHRHPIFWERRGTAWHWRGMFESFPLPLAWPVYVSQAEAAAFARWSGRRLPTEAEFQRAAYGTPDGSLRTHPWGDAAPAPAHGVFDFSGWEPEPVGTHPAGQSAWGVHDLVGNGWEWTTTVFAGFPGFVPIPSYPEYSADFFDDKHVVLKGGSPATARDLLRPSFRNWFRPRYPYVYATFRTVESQA, from the coding sequence ATGTCCACCTCCACCGCCGCTCGCGGTATCGACAGGTCGTATGCGCTGGCGTGGTACGCGCGCAATCGCGCCCGCACGGCGGCGCTGTTCGACGTCCTGGCTCCGGGAACGCTGTACCAGCAGCCCATCAGCCAGCGCCATCCCATCGTGTTCTACGTGGGACATCTGCCGGGCTTCAGCCTGAACACGCTGGTCAAGCGCGGCCTTGGACGACCGGGAATCGATGAGGCGCTCGAGCGCCTGTTCGCGCGCGGGATCGACCCTGATGACGCCGGGCACGATGCGTCGGCGTTCGTCTGGCCCGACGAGGCGACGGTGGCGGCGTTCGTGCGCGAGGCGGATGCGCGGGTCGTCGACGCGCTCGAGACCGCGGACCTCGACCAACCCGGGCACCCGCTCATGGATCGCAGCGAGGCGGTGTACGCGATTCTCGAGCACGAGGCGATGCACCAGGAGACGCTCCTGTACATGTGGCATCGCCTGCCCCACGACGCCAAGCGCGCGCCGCACGACTACGCCCTGCGCACCACGCCAGGCCCCGTCGCCCAGGGTGACGTGCAGGTCCCGGCCGGGATGGCGAGGCTGGGCGCGCGGCGTGGCGAGATTCCCTTCGGCTGGGACAACGAGTTCCCCGGTCCCGAGGTGGAGGTCCCCGCCTTCCGCATCCAGCGCCTGAACGTGACCAACGGCGACTATCTCGCCTTCGTCGAGGGCGGCGGGTACGCCGACCCGCGCTGGTGGACGCCGGAAGATCGGGCCTGGCTCGAGAGCGAACAGCATCGTCACCCGATCTTCTGGGAAAGGCGCGGCACGGCATGGCACTGGCGCGGCATGTTCGAGTCGTTCCCGTTGCCGCTCGCCTGGCCCGTGTACGTGAGCCAGGCCGAGGCCGCGGCGTTCGCGCGGTGGTCGGGGCGGCGACTGCCCACCGAGGCCGAGTTCCAGCGGGCGGCGTACGGCACACCCGACGGGTCGCTCCGGACGCACCCGTGGGGCGATGCCGCGCCAGCACCCGCGCACGGCGTGTTCGACTTCAGCGGATGGGAACCCGAGCCGGTGGGCACGCACCCGGCGGGACAGTCGGCCTGGGGCGTGCACGACCTGGTGGGCAACGGCTGGGAGTGGACGACCACCGTGTTCGCGGGCTTCCCGGGATTCGTGCCCATTCCCTCGTACCCGGAGTACTCGGCCGACTTCTTCGACGACAAGCATGTGGTGCTGAAGGGCGGGTCGCCCGCGACCGCGCGCGACCTGCTGCGTCCGAGCTTCAGGAACTGGTTCCGTCCACGCTATCCCTACGTGTACGCGACCTTCCGCACCGTGGAGTCACAGGCATGA
- the egtD gene encoding L-histidine N(alpha)-methyltransferase, producing MSPAPMRLVPPRGLRPRLSADTTTLGGEIATLLGTRPRRLPAHALYDALGSALFEAICHLPWYPITRAETALLRTHRRSILEAAGRRARIVELGPGNGDKLATLLQGAAATRMQPLDVHLVDVSASALEVATARLRRQPGVTVQTHAALYQAGLHQVAAQRQAGETMLVAFLGSNIGNFDPPQAEALLRDVRGAMRAGDTLLIGTDLVKPLEQLQLAYDDPLGVTAAFNANLLVRLNREFGADFQLDTFAHDARWNAAAQRMEMHLVSLATQRVTIPGAGLVIDVEAGETIWTESSYKYEPSGVDAMLTTAGFTPAAAWQDEDAGFLLTLAVAR from the coding sequence ATGAGTCCAGCGCCGATGCGCCTCGTTCCTCCGCGCGGTCTGCGCCCGCGCCTGTCGGCCGACACGACGACGCTGGGCGGCGAGATCGCCACCCTGCTCGGCACGAGGCCGCGCCGCCTGCCCGCGCACGCGTTGTACGACGCGCTCGGCTCGGCGTTGTTCGAGGCGATCTGCCACCTGCCGTGGTATCCGATCACCCGCGCCGAGACGGCCCTCCTGCGGACGCATCGGCGGTCGATCCTCGAGGCCGCCGGGCGGCGCGCGCGCATCGTCGAACTCGGCCCCGGCAATGGCGACAAGCTCGCGACGCTGCTGCAGGGGGCGGCGGCGACGCGGATGCAGCCGCTCGACGTCCACCTCGTCGACGTGTCGGCGAGTGCCCTGGAGGTGGCCACGGCGCGGTTGCGGCGCCAGCCTGGCGTGACGGTGCAGACACACGCGGCCCTGTATCAGGCGGGCCTGCATCAGGTGGCCGCGCAGCGACAGGCCGGCGAGACGATGCTGGTGGCCTTCCTCGGCTCCAACATCGGCAACTTCGACCCACCGCAGGCCGAGGCCCTGCTGCGGGACGTGCGCGGGGCGATGCGCGCGGGCGACACGCTGCTCATCGGCACGGACCTGGTCAAGCCGCTGGAGCAGCTGCAGTTGGCCTACGACGACCCGCTCGGCGTGACGGCGGCGTTCAACGCCAACCTGCTCGTGCGGCTGAATCGGGAATTCGGCGCAGACTTCCAGCTCGACACGTTCGCCCACGATGCCCGCTGGAACGCCGCAGCGCAACGGATGGAGATGCACCTGGTGAGCCTCGCGACGCAACGCGTCACGATTCCGGGCGCCGGCCTGGTCATCGACGTCGAGGCCGGCGAGACGATCTGGACGGAGAGCTCCTACAAGTACGAGCCGTCAGGCGTCGATGCGATGTTGACGACGGCCGGCTTCACTCCCGCTGCCGCGTGGCAGGACGAGGACGCCGGCTTCCTGCTGACGCTGGCCGTGGCGCGCTGA
- a CDS encoding Gfo/Idh/MocA family protein, whose product MHRRDFLKQGAGALTLAALPIPVSIAARAQPRPLRVGLIGTGWYGKADLLRLIQVAPVEVVSLCDVDSQMLAGAAEIVASRQASKKTPRTYRDYRAMLKERDLDVVLIGTPDHWHALPAIEAIKAGAHLYLQKPVGVDIVEGQAILAAARKYNRVVQVGTQRRSTPHLINARNRVIKEGLLGKVGFVEIYCYYHMRTRENPPDTAPPAHLDYEMWTGPAPMRPYNKLVHPRSWRAFMEYGNGIVGDMCIHMLDMVRWMLDLGMPRRVGSTGGILVQKDSKANISDTQTATFDFGDLPVVWTHRTYGDAPDPKYPWGATIYGDKGTLKASVMSWDFIPRGEGGTPLHEDVTYEFEQFPEDRTEKDLERHVAPAIRGHMKDLLACIESGKRPVADIEQGHMSTTACILANHSMQLGRSLTWDDAAGRVVGDEEANRLLARPYRAPWVHPEPKAV is encoded by the coding sequence ATGCATCGCCGTGACTTCCTGAAGCAGGGCGCGGGCGCGTTGACGCTGGCCGCGCTGCCCATTCCCGTGTCCATCGCCGCGCGCGCACAGCCCAGGCCGCTGCGGGTGGGCCTCATCGGCACGGGATGGTACGGCAAGGCCGACCTGCTGCGCCTGATCCAGGTGGCGCCCGTGGAGGTGGTCTCGCTCTGCGACGTGGATTCGCAGATGCTCGCGGGCGCCGCCGAGATCGTCGCTTCGCGGCAGGCCTCGAAGAAGACGCCGCGGACCTATCGCGACTACCGGGCGATGCTGAAGGAGCGCGACCTCGACGTCGTCCTGATCGGCACGCCCGACCACTGGCACGCACTCCCGGCGATCGAGGCCATCAAGGCCGGAGCGCACCTGTACCTCCAGAAGCCGGTCGGCGTCGACATCGTCGAGGGGCAGGCCATCCTAGCCGCCGCCCGCAAGTACAACCGGGTGGTGCAGGTGGGGACGCAGCGCCGCAGCACGCCGCACCTGATCAACGCGCGCAACCGCGTGATCAAGGAAGGCCTGCTCGGCAAGGTCGGCTTCGTCGAGATCTACTGCTACTACCACATGCGGACGCGCGAGAACCCGCCCGACACCGCGCCGCCGGCGCACCTCGACTACGAGATGTGGACCGGCCCGGCGCCGATGCGCCCGTACAACAAGCTGGTGCACCCACGCAGCTGGCGCGCCTTCATGGAGTACGGCAACGGCATCGTCGGCGACATGTGCATCCACATGCTCGACATGGTCCGCTGGATGCTCGACCTCGGCATGCCGCGCCGCGTCGGTTCCACCGGCGGCATCCTCGTGCAGAAGGACAGCAAGGCCAACATCAGCGACACGCAGACGGCGACGTTCGACTTCGGCGACCTGCCTGTCGTGTGGACGCACCGCACCTACGGCGACGCGCCGGACCCGAAGTACCCGTGGGGCGCCACCATATACGGCGACAAGGGCACGCTGAAGGCGAGCGTGATGAGCTGGGACTTCATCCCGCGTGGCGAGGGCGGCACGCCGCTGCACGAGGACGTGACCTACGAGTTCGAGCAGTTCCCCGAGGACCGCACGGAGAAGGATCTCGAGCGGCACGTGGCGCCCGCCATCCGCGGCCACATGAAGGACCTGCTGGCGTGCATCGAGAGCGGCAAACGCCCGGTGGCCGACATCGAGCAGGGCCACATGTCAACGACGGCGTGCATCCTCGCCAACCACTCCATGCAACTCGGGCGGTCACTGACGTGGGACGACGCGGCCGGCCGCGTCGTCGGCGACGAGGAGGCCAACCGCCTGCTCGCGCGGCCCTACCGCGCGCCGTGGGTGCACCCGGAGCCGAAGGCCGTGTAG